From a single Fibrobacter sp. UWB5 genomic region:
- a CDS encoding DUF3450 family protein, producing the protein MKFHLLTKIFLCLSLAGVVSQAQETVESVRRQIKAVEAETAREKSLHDAEKKRHAEFVEVGRKKVQALASQNKTLKAEIDSLKAELQNLASVRQKSLGTVKYFENRKAKYGESLAMVIDSLVPVFESDFPYRNDETVKSIQEIANQLHKGLIEADDGLNRALEVFYDRIRLGYTTEVYKGFLQVDARNVPGTYLRYGAVASVFVSNDGNDVLWLTRTADGGYVWKNVSDDLTMRTVLKDVMKVAEGKTAPRLVLIPVTIPKEGK; encoded by the coding sequence ATGAAATTTCATTTACTCACCAAGATATTCCTTTGCCTGAGCCTTGCGGGCGTTGTTTCGCAGGCGCAGGAAACGGTAGAAAGTGTCCGTCGCCAGATTAAGGCGGTCGAAGCCGAAACTGCCCGCGAAAAATCGCTCCATGACGCTGAAAAGAAACGCCATGCTGAATTTGTCGAGGTTGGCCGTAAAAAAGTGCAGGCTCTTGCTTCTCAGAACAAGACCTTGAAGGCCGAAATCGATTCCCTGAAGGCGGAACTTCAGAATTTGGCAAGCGTGCGCCAAAAGTCCTTGGGTACGGTCAAGTACTTTGAAAACCGTAAGGCCAAGTACGGCGAATCGCTCGCCATGGTCATTGATTCCTTGGTGCCGGTGTTTGAATCGGACTTTCCGTACCGCAACGATGAAACCGTCAAGAGCATTCAGGAAATTGCAAACCAGCTCCATAAGGGTTTGATTGAAGCGGATGACGGTTTGAACCGTGCGCTCGAAGTCTTTTACGACCGCATTCGCCTAGGTTACACCACCGAAGTGTATAAGGGTTTCCTGCAGGTGGATGCCCGCAATGTTCCGGGAACTTATTTGCGCTATGGTGCGGTTGCCTCGGTTTTCGTGAGTAACGACGGCAACGACGTGTTGTGGCTTACCCGGACGGCCGATGGCGGTTATGTCTGGAAAAACGTGTCCGATGACCTTACCATGCGAACGGTCTTGAAAGACGTGATGAAAGTTGCCGAAGGAAAAACCGCTCCGAGACTTGTCTTGATTCCGGTAACGATTCCGAAGGAGGGCAAGTAA
- a CDS encoding MotA/TolQ/ExbB proton channel family protein produces the protein MFRLKNARKLATDERRKIVSKKTLVSRLSSLVFIASLATLAPLSYAQQNADIDAVKKRAALNSAKADLEEARKKRDMAVAARWKDRETANQERELFNEKYNESKEKVDALMSERARLFEDVRVAREDLAQVKLQAEKARAEYLSLAAGPERLETLAKFSEQGIPFKIAERVEVQNKVKKEMGLYRDDPLRIAQSVLNAAKNELEFTREIQVEKAELVFGNAVAQGGRMRLGGLYAMQMANAVDINGLHPAALMLPVAGEKKRVFSWQENLTPDTKGDISKVFASANDSAFVMVPVDVLLSTELSSEMANHQETTWKDDLREFFKNGGLLMYPLSVLFALGLLIALWRFVWLSYKGFGSIAAHRVIKALKAGDIEGARKLAVKTHGEVGRVLKTVLTKNYKDRESAERALEELFSAEVPKLDFGLNWISVFAAVAPLLGLLGTVMGMIELFDVITMHGTSDPKLLAGGISIALVTTETGLIVAIPLQLIHTFLVNRSEALRGRMEKAGLAVLNALWIKEK, from the coding sequence ATGTTTAGACTAAAGAACGCTCGCAAGCTCGCTACAGACGAAAGACGAAAGATTGTTTCTAAAAAAACTCTCGTCTCTCGTCTCTCGTCTCTCGTCTTCATAGCCTCTCTCGCTACATTGGCTCCGCTTTCTTATGCCCAGCAAAATGCTGATATTGACGCTGTCAAGAAACGTGCCGCGTTGAACAGCGCTAAGGCTGATTTGGAAGAAGCCCGCAAGAAACGTGATATGGCGGTTGCCGCCCGCTGGAAGGATCGTGAAACGGCCAACCAGGAACGCGAACTCTTTAACGAAAAGTATAACGAAAGCAAGGAAAAGGTCGACGCCTTGATGTCGGAACGTGCACGCCTGTTCGAAGACGTGCGTGTTGCCCGTGAAGACTTGGCGCAGGTCAAGTTGCAGGCAGAAAAGGCTCGCGCCGAATACCTGTCGTTGGCCGCTGGTCCTGAACGCTTGGAAACGCTAGCGAAGTTCAGCGAACAGGGAATCCCGTTCAAGATTGCAGAACGCGTCGAAGTGCAGAACAAAGTCAAAAAGGAAATGGGCCTTTATAGGGATGATCCTTTGCGCATAGCCCAGTCTGTTTTGAATGCAGCGAAGAACGAACTTGAATTCACCCGTGAAATTCAGGTGGAAAAAGCGGAACTCGTTTTCGGCAATGCTGTGGCTCAGGGTGGCCGCATGCGCCTAGGCGGGCTTTACGCGATGCAGATGGCTAATGCTGTCGATATCAACGGCTTGCATCCGGCGGCTTTGATGCTTCCGGTAGCTGGCGAAAAGAAGCGCGTGTTCAGCTGGCAGGAAAACTTGACGCCCGATACGAAGGGCGATATTAGCAAGGTCTTTGCATCGGCTAATGATTCCGCCTTTGTGATGGTGCCGGTGGATGTGCTCTTGAGTACCGAACTTTCGTCTGAAATGGCGAACCACCAGGAAACCACCTGGAAAGACGACTTGAGGGAATTCTTCAAGAACGGCGGTCTTCTGATGTATCCGCTGTCGGTGCTCTTTGCACTTGGCCTTTTGATTGCTCTGTGGCGCTTCGTGTGGCTTTCTTACAAGGGCTTTGGCTCCATTGCTGCACACCGCGTGATCAAGGCTCTGAAGGCGGGCGATATCGAAGGTGCCCGCAAGCTTGCCGTAAAGACCCACGGCGAAGTGGGCCGTGTGCTCAAGACGGTGCTGACCAAGAATTACAAGGACCGCGAAAGTGCAGAACGTGCTCTCGAAGAACTTTTCTCTGCCGAAGTTCCCAAGCTGGACTTTGGTCTGAACTGGATTTCTGTGTTTGCGGCTGTGGCTCCGTTGCTTGGCCTTTTGGGTACGGTGATGGGTATGATCGAACTTTTTGACGTGATTACCATGCACGGTACTTCTGATCCGAAGCTTTTGGCAGGCGGTATTTCGATTGCCCTTGTCACGACGGAAACGGGCTTGATTGTCGCCATTCCCTTGCAGTTGATCCACACGTTCCTGGTTAACCGTTCCGAGGCCTTGCGCGGTCGCATGGAAAAGGCCGGCCTTGCCGTGTTGAACGCCCTTTGGATTAAGGAAAAGTAG
- a CDS encoding MotA/TolQ/ExbB proton channel family protein, whose translation MPAVDQNSVLEAAMSILFRGGWVLAPIFVLGWFGWFLMLERYAYYFMLRGGTVNGVVGGFWKNLEKKGEDFAFEKLSHHRYGYFYALARDVRHYRDQGPTAVRNAMEETRHRISLNLSRSLKTISTCAALSPMLGLLGTVSGMVHTFENIKLFGFGNPVLFADGISEALLTTQAGLLMSFPLMLAYNFLAGRVEKIEELAWSEALKYESYVFKEGKFEVK comes from the coding sequence GTGCCAGCGGTAGACCAAAATTCCGTACTTGAAGCAGCAATGTCCATCCTCTTTAGAGGTGGCTGGGTGCTTGCCCCGATCTTTGTATTGGGGTGGTTCGGCTGGTTTTTGATGCTAGAACGCTACGCCTATTACTTTATGCTGCGTGGCGGAACTGTCAATGGCGTGGTCGGTGGATTCTGGAAAAATCTCGAGAAGAAGGGCGAAGATTTTGCCTTCGAAAAACTTTCGCACCATCGTTATGGATATTTCTATGCGCTGGCTCGCGATGTCCGCCATTACCGCGATCAGGGGCCTACCGCTGTTCGCAATGCCATGGAAGAAACGCGACACCGCATATCGCTTAATCTGTCCAGGTCGCTCAAGACTATTTCGACATGCGCCGCCCTTTCTCCGATGCTTGGCCTGTTGGGTACGGTTTCGGGCATGGTCCATACGTTTGAAAATATCAAGCTGTTCGGTTTTGGAAATCCGGTGCTTTTTGCCGATGGCATTTCTGAAGCTCTACTTACGACGCAGGCGGGACTCTTGATGTCGTTCCCGCTGATGCTTGCCTATAACTTCTTGGCAGGCCGTGTCGAAAAAATCGAGGAACTGGCCTGGAGCGAAGCGCTCAAGTACGAAAGCTACGTTTTTAAAGAAGGAAAGTTTGAGGTCAAATAA
- a CDS encoding biopolymer transporter ExbD, with translation MSFIRKRVLDTGKIDVSPMLDCVFILLIFFIVTSTFTRETGVDVTKPKASSAKDLAKESILIGVTRQGTIHINETQVNLSTLNTVLRQMMAEAPDRPVIIVSDRDAPNGVVVDILDECNLAKVRKVSISANKEE, from the coding sequence ATGAGTTTTATCCGTAAAAGAGTTCTTGATACAGGAAAGATTGACGTGTCGCCGATGCTCGACTGCGTCTTTATCCTGCTTATCTTCTTTATTGTGACGTCAACTTTCACGCGCGAAACGGGCGTGGACGTTACCAAGCCCAAGGCCAGTTCTGCAAAGGACTTGGCCAAGGAAAGCATTTTGATTGGCGTGACTCGCCAGGGAACGATTCACATTAACGAAACCCAGGTGAATCTCTCGACTTTGAATACGGTGCTCCGTCAGATGATGGCCGAAGCCCCTGACCGCCCGGTGATTATCGTGAGTGACCGCGATGCCCCTAACGGTGTTGTCGTCGACATTCTCGATGAATGCAACCTCGCCAAGGTTCGCAAAGTTTCGATTTCGGCGAATAAGGAAGAATAG
- a CDS encoding energy transducer TonB has translation MLDFVGKYLRYPIALVLSFVLSAVFFLAIPVINVLISDKGVKGQKELEAVTEVEVLVSEKKPEVKQKVIRTIVNPNPFKITSNMGVSRSQNFQMDLSLARGAAGDGVAVGTGSMENVVYEAGEVDEQAQVLREIQPKFPEKAKRMGISGYVKVLIVIDVYGDVAQAQVLTQEPAGYGFDNEALKAVRQWKFSPAQLGGFPVAQKATKEFRFVN, from the coding sequence ATGCTTGATTTTGTTGGAAAATACCTCCGTTACCCGATTGCACTGGTGCTCTCCTTTGTGTTGAGCGCGGTGTTTTTCCTTGCGATTCCGGTAATCAATGTGTTGATTTCGGACAAGGGTGTAAAGGGTCAAAAGGAACTCGAGGCCGTGACCGAGGTCGAAGTCCTGGTGAGCGAAAAGAAGCCCGAGGTCAAGCAGAAAGTGATTCGCACGATTGTGAACCCGAACCCGTTCAAGATTACCTCGAATATGGGCGTGTCTCGCAGCCAGAATTTCCAGATGGACTTGTCGCTTGCCCGCGGTGCCGCTGGCGATGGCGTGGCCGTAGGAACGGGCTCCATGGAAAACGTGGTGTATGAGGCTGGCGAAGTGGACGAACAGGCTCAAGTATTGCGTGAAATCCAGCCCAAGTTTCCCGAAAAGGCGAAACGCATGGGTATTTCGGGTTACGTGAAAGTCTTGATTGTGATTGATGTGTATGGCGATGTGGCGCAGGCCCAGGTGCTGACGCAGGAACCTGCCGGCTATGGATTTGATAACGAAGCCTTGAAGGCTGTAAGACAGTGGAAGTTTAGTCCGGCTCAGTTGGGTGGATTCCCCGTGGCACAGAAGGCCACAAAGGAGTTCCGCTTTGTTAACTAG
- a CDS encoding lipopolysaccharide assembly protein LapB, producing the protein MLTRLFALVFFLTLPLLAAEDYFFKANELYDQGKFKEAVPLYRAAIDEGRYEPFAWFNLGNAMVQLDRKQVAMVAYKRTVELLPTFEKAWMLLGDLYYLGGDVGEAIAAYQRAVELGVESDHVHFALAECYLKGRDWTLAQKNFERALQLNPDRMDAWYGLAEVYEKLGDYEYAIKTLQNALQMTATAGADVHFTMAYYYRSMDSTRQSLNEMENGILMDPENVSARRYLAQMYVQNNSPWMAIFTLEEGLRHNKGKADLNLDLGQIYFTQKRYDEAFDCYMKAWLAGNSQGRIGAENVGHVFSNAGDVEKAESLYKRIREKK; encoded by the coding sequence TTGTTAACTAGACTCTTCGCGCTCGTTTTTTTCTTGACGCTCCCGCTGCTTGCTGCTGAAGATTACTTCTTCAAGGCTAACGAACTTTATGACCAAGGCAAATTCAAGGAAGCGGTGCCGCTGTATCGTGCGGCGATTGACGAAGGCCGCTACGAACCCTTTGCCTGGTTTAACTTGGGCAATGCGATGGTGCAACTGGATCGCAAGCAGGTGGCCATGGTTGCTTACAAGCGTACGGTAGAACTTTTGCCGACGTTTGAAAAGGCCTGGATGCTCCTTGGCGACCTTTACTACTTGGGTGGCGATGTGGGCGAGGCCATTGCGGCCTACCAGCGTGCCGTAGAACTTGGCGTGGAATCGGACCATGTACATTTTGCCTTGGCAGAATGCTACTTGAAGGGCCGCGATTGGACCCTTGCCCAGAAGAACTTTGAACGCGCCCTGCAGCTGAACCCGGACCGTATGGATGCGTGGTATGGCCTTGCAGAAGTCTACGAAAAATTGGGCGACTACGAATACGCCATCAAGACGCTTCAGAATGCGTTGCAGATGACCGCTACCGCGGGCGCCGATGTTCACTTTACTATGGCCTATTACTACCGCAGCATGGATTCCACGAGACAATCCTTGAACGAAATGGAAAACGGAATCTTGATGGATCCGGAAAATGTTTCTGCCCGCCGCTACTTGGCGCAAATGTATGTGCAGAACAATTCTCCGTGGATGGCTATTTTCACGCTTGAAGAAGGACTTCGACACAATAAGGGCAAGGCGGATTTGAACCTGGATTTGGGACAAATTTACTTTACCCAGAAACGCTACGACGAAGCGTTCGATTGCTACATGAAGGCTTGGCTTGCGGGAAATTCGCAAGGGCGCATCGGTGCCGAAAACGTAGGCCACGTATTCTCGAATGCAGGCGATGTTGAAAAAGCCGAAAGCCTGTACAAGCGCATTCGCGAGAAAAAGTAG